Proteins encoded within one genomic window of Nitrospira sp.:
- a CDS encoding formylglycine-generating enzyme family protein — protein MENRGVLIGSIIFVFGSFILMIGGLVYESYKAKQMRQLALSITTEAKPVAAPVAQDFSMYKTFIGDDGREMVQISEGPFVMGSRDNDSDPDEKPEHQVYLKTYFLDKHEVTQDTYDRFLKMTKRVKRKIEVFEDDPAKLLKPEYPAIAVTWDDAEAYCKWAGKRLPTEAEWEKAARGEGKRRYAWGEEFVSGYANIDGAEDGFRYLAPPGSFESGRSPYGVYDMTGNVGEWVADVYDENFYRASPYRDPKGPDQGEQRIIRGGSWRETKRNVRSSKRFQAKPWRHDITVGFRCAKDVDVDTVAK, from the coding sequence ATGGAAAACCGGGGTGTGCTCATCGGATCAATTATCTTCGTATTCGGATCGTTCATTCTGATGATCGGGGGGTTGGTCTACGAATCGTATAAGGCCAAGCAAATGCGCCAATTGGCCCTCTCCATCACGACAGAAGCCAAGCCCGTGGCGGCCCCTGTCGCGCAGGATTTTTCGATGTACAAGACATTCATCGGGGATGATGGTCGGGAGATGGTCCAAATTTCCGAAGGCCCGTTCGTGATGGGTAGTCGCGATAACGATAGTGATCCGGATGAAAAGCCGGAGCATCAAGTCTATTTGAAGACCTACTTCCTGGATAAGCACGAAGTGACACAGGATACGTACGATCGGTTTCTCAAGATGACGAAGCGGGTGAAGCGTAAGATCGAAGTATTTGAGGACGATCCAGCTAAGCTGCTCAAGCCTGAATACCCTGCAATCGCCGTGACGTGGGATGATGCGGAGGCCTACTGCAAATGGGCGGGAAAGCGGTTGCCGACTGAGGCGGAATGGGAAAAAGCCGCTCGCGGCGAGGGGAAACGTCGTTACGCCTGGGGCGAGGAGTTTGTTTCAGGATATGCGAACATCGACGGGGCCGAAGACGGGTTTCGGTATCTCGCCCCCCCGGGTTCGTTCGAATCCGGACGCAGTCCTTACGGGGTCTACGATATGACGGGCAACGTCGGTGAATGGGTTGCCGATGTCTATGATGAAAATTTTTATCGAGCCTCACCGTACCGGGATCCCAAGGGGCCGGATCAGGGCGAGCAGCGAATCATTCGCGGTGGTTCCTGGCGAGAAACGAAGCGAAATGTGCGCTCATCCAAGCGCTTCCAGGCGAAGCCGTGGCGGCATGACATTACGGTTGGGTTCCGGTGCGCGAAGGATGTCGACGTCGACACGGTGGCGAAGTAG
- a CDS encoding SUMF1/EgtB/PvdO family nonheme iron enzyme: protein MLETRFKVVFLLAVLLAASLPIIAILRGTISTPFEANSTHSDEEAVGIAADAVAPEEPLQEELVVIPAGPFIRGTNQGGFDEQPERKIYLDEFLIDRYEVTNAQYAAFVKATGHRKSGPPSRYAKNTGRMRGVNQPAVYVSWEDAKAYCEWRGRRLPTEAEWEKAMRGPDGRLWPWGNVEMPGGANWARIDDGFEVAAPVGRVRSDASPYGVMDGAGNVMEWVEDWYLEGAYAAASERNPESPEYGTYKVLRGAGYTSSGSDLRITARSKMMADFRDETIGFRCAQSSVGKGRAFEGEKVEKIIGNQSNRGSETRPK from the coding sequence ATGCTGGAAACCCGCTTTAAAGTTGTCTTCCTTCTTGCGGTCCTTCTTGCCGCAAGCTTGCCCATCATCGCCATTCTTCGTGGGACGATTTCCACTCCATTTGAGGCGAACTCAACGCATTCTGACGAGGAGGCGGTAGGCATCGCTGCAGATGCGGTTGCCCCTGAGGAGCCTTTGCAGGAGGAGCTCGTTGTTATCCCTGCGGGGCCATTTATTCGAGGAACGAATCAGGGCGGGTTTGATGAGCAGCCGGAGCGGAAGATCTATCTCGATGAATTTCTCATCGATCGTTATGAAGTGACGAATGCGCAATATGCGGCCTTTGTGAAGGCCACTGGCCACCGAAAATCAGGTCCGCCCTCCCGCTATGCGAAGAACACGGGGCGTATGCGTGGCGTCAATCAGCCGGCGGTCTACGTCTCGTGGGAGGACGCCAAGGCCTACTGTGAGTGGCGAGGGCGGCGATTGCCGACCGAGGCTGAATGGGAGAAGGCGATGCGTGGTCCCGACGGTCGTTTGTGGCCGTGGGGCAACGTCGAAATGCCCGGTGGTGCGAATTGGGCTCGGATTGACGATGGGTTTGAGGTGGCGGCTCCGGTGGGACGAGTGCGTAGCGATGCTAGTCCCTATGGAGTGATGGATGGAGCTGGGAACGTGATGGAGTGGGTGGAGGATTGGTATCTAGAAGGGGCCTACGCCGCAGCTTCTGAACGGAACCCAGAAAGTCCTGAATATGGAACGTACAAGGTATTGAGGGGAGCGGGATACACCAGTTCAGGATCGGACTTGCGTATCACCGCTCGCAGTAAAATGATGGCAGATTTTCGGGACGAAACGATTGGGTTCCGTTGTGCTCAATCCAGCGTAGGGAAAGGGCGTGCGTTCGAGGGCGAGAAGGTTGAGAAAATCATAGGAAATCAAAGTAATAGAGGATCAGAAACACGGCCAAAATGA
- a CDS encoding DUF3047 domain-containing protein: protein MGMRMLVWAIGLLGLCVVVAHDGSAYAGESGVLVLEDFQSADQGGFPVDWQHENQRSQAKGRDAYKIQSEDGQKFLAAKDAGQRIKKRKIDWDPKAYPVLTWRWRLHKAPSNSEPVAALYASLDTDLMFIPVFTKYIWSAGKPVGTFVEGGMFSGSELVVQSGVLPVGEWVEERVNVYEDFKRIHKHEPQEKAWGISLFAAPGVEIDFGAVTVGPAK from the coding sequence ATGGGAATGAGAATGTTAGTCTGGGCGATAGGGTTGCTGGGATTGTGTGTCGTGGTTGCGCACGACGGGTCTGCGTATGCAGGCGAGTCAGGAGTGTTGGTCCTAGAGGATTTCCAATCGGCCGACCAAGGGGGATTTCCGGTTGATTGGCAACATGAGAACCAGCGTAGTCAGGCCAAGGGGCGGGACGCCTATAAGATTCAATCCGAAGATGGCCAGAAATTTCTCGCAGCGAAGGATGCGGGCCAACGTATCAAGAAACGCAAAATTGATTGGGACCCTAAGGCCTATCCGGTCCTGACCTGGCGGTGGCGCCTCCACAAGGCTCCGAGCAACTCAGAACCGGTTGCCGCCCTGTATGCCTCCTTGGATACTGATCTCATGTTCATTCCCGTATTCACCAAATACATCTGGAGCGCCGGCAAGCCGGTGGGGACGTTTGTCGAAGGCGGTATGTTCAGTGGCTCGGAGTTAGTCGTGCAGAGCGGGGTGTTGCCGGTCGGGGAATGGGTCGAGGAGCGGGTGAACGTGTACGAAGATTTCAAGCGCATTCACAAGCATGAACCACAGGAAAAAGCCTGGGGCATCTCGTTGTTTGCTGCTCCGGGGGTGGAGATCGATTTCGGCGCGGTGACGGTTGGTCCGGCTAAGTAA